A window of the Loxodonta africana isolate mLoxAfr1 chromosome 3, mLoxAfr1.hap2, whole genome shotgun sequence genome harbors these coding sequences:
- the C1QA gene encoding complement C1q subcomponent subunit A isoform X2 — translation MEAPKGWLVVCVLAVSLASTVTQDTCRAPDGTDGTPGNPGRSGRPGLKGERGEPGAAGIRTGIQGLKGDQGDPGPPGKSGKMGFPGPSGPTGISGPPGLKGLKGNPGNIKDQPRPAFSAVRRNPPMGGNVVIFDTVLTNQEGPYQNHSGLFVCAVPGYYYFTFQVVSKRDICLSIVSSGRNHPRRSLGFCDTNSRGLFQVVSGGTVLQLQHGDQVWIEKDPVKGHIYQGTDADSIFSGFLIFPST, via the exons ATGGAGGCCCCCAAGGGCTGGCTGGTGGTCTGTGTGCTGGCCGTATCCCTGGCCTCTACAGTGACCCAGGACACGTGCAGAGCACCAGATGGGACAGATGGAACCCCAGGAAACCCTGGCCGATCTGGACGGCCAGGCCTCAAAGGGGAGCGAGGGGAACCAG GCGCTGCTGGCATCCGGACAGGCATCCAAGGCCTCAAAGGAGATCAGGGGGACCCCGGGCCCCCCGGAAAATCTGGCAAGATGGGCTTCCCGGGGCCCAGCGGTCCCACAGGGATATCTGGGCCCCCAGGATTGAAGGGCCTCAAGGGTAACCCAGGGAACATCAAGGACCAGCCACGGCCAGCCTTCTCAGCAGTGAGGAGGAACCCCCCAATGGGCGGCAACGTGGTCATTTTTGACACGGTCCTCACCAACCAGGAAGGCCCGTACCAGAACCACTCGGGCCTCTTTGTCTGCGCTGTGCCCGGCTACTACTACTTCACCTTCCAGGTGGTGTCCAAGCGGGACATCTGCCTGTCCATCGTGTCCTCTGGGAGGAACCACCCCCGGCGCTCCCTGGGCTTCTGCGACACCAACAGCAGAGGGCTCTTCCAGGTGGTGTCTGGGGGCACAGTGCTCCAGCTCCAGCATGGCGACCAAGTCTGGATCGAGAAGGACCCTGTCAAGGGCCACATCTACCAGGGCACTGACGCAGACAGCATCTTCAGTGGCTTCCTTATCTTCCCATCCACCTGA
- the C1QA gene encoding complement C1q subcomponent subunit A isoform X1, whose translation MTRGSAIMEAPKGWLVVCVLAVSLASTVTQDTCRAPDGTDGTPGNPGRSGRPGLKGERGEPGAAGIRTGIQGLKGDQGDPGPPGKSGKMGFPGPSGPTGISGPPGLKGLKGNPGNIKDQPRPAFSAVRRNPPMGGNVVIFDTVLTNQEGPYQNHSGLFVCAVPGYYYFTFQVVSKRDICLSIVSSGRNHPRRSLGFCDTNSRGLFQVVSGGTVLQLQHGDQVWIEKDPVKGHIYQGTDADSIFSGFLIFPST comes from the exons ATGACCAGAGGCAG TGCCATCATGGAGGCCCCCAAGGGCTGGCTGGTGGTCTGTGTGCTGGCCGTATCCCTGGCCTCTACAGTGACCCAGGACACGTGCAGAGCACCAGATGGGACAGATGGAACCCCAGGAAACCCTGGCCGATCTGGACGGCCAGGCCTCAAAGGGGAGCGAGGGGAACCAG GCGCTGCTGGCATCCGGACAGGCATCCAAGGCCTCAAAGGAGATCAGGGGGACCCCGGGCCCCCCGGAAAATCTGGCAAGATGGGCTTCCCGGGGCCCAGCGGTCCCACAGGGATATCTGGGCCCCCAGGATTGAAGGGCCTCAAGGGTAACCCAGGGAACATCAAGGACCAGCCACGGCCAGCCTTCTCAGCAGTGAGGAGGAACCCCCCAATGGGCGGCAACGTGGTCATTTTTGACACGGTCCTCACCAACCAGGAAGGCCCGTACCAGAACCACTCGGGCCTCTTTGTCTGCGCTGTGCCCGGCTACTACTACTTCACCTTCCAGGTGGTGTCCAAGCGGGACATCTGCCTGTCCATCGTGTCCTCTGGGAGGAACCACCCCCGGCGCTCCCTGGGCTTCTGCGACACCAACAGCAGAGGGCTCTTCCAGGTGGTGTCTGGGGGCACAGTGCTCCAGCTCCAGCATGGCGACCAAGTCTGGATCGAGAAGGACCCTGTCAAGGGCCACATCTACCAGGGCACTGACGCAGACAGCATCTTCAGTGGCTTCCTTATCTTCCCATCCACCTGA